One Coregonus clupeaformis isolate EN_2021a chromosome 33, ASM2061545v1, whole genome shotgun sequence DNA window includes the following coding sequences:
- the LOC121566268 gene encoding cathepsin B-like has translation MCRLSLLCLLSALSVSWAKPRLPLLSPEMVQYINNVDTTWTAGQNFHNIDISYVKSLCGTLLKGPRLPELVQSDEDMSLPDSFDARLQWPNCPTIKEIRDQGSCGSCWAFGAAEAISDRYCIHSNGKVSVEISAEDLLSCCDACGMGCMGGFPSAAWDYWAESGLVTGGLYGSNIGCRPYSIAPCEHHVNGTRPPCTGEGDTPKCVSECNAGYTPSYVKDKRFGKQTYSVPSKEQQIMTELYKNGPVEAAFSVYEDFLLYKTGVYQHVTGQMLGGHAIKILGWGKENNTPYWLVANSWNTDWGDNGFFKILRGKDECGIESEIVAGIPRL, from the exons atgtgtCGTCTGTCCCTCCTGTGTCTGCTCTCGGCCCTGTCTGTCAGCTGGGCTAAGCCCCgcctccctctgctgtctcctgagaTGGTTCAGTACATCAATAACGTAGACACCACATGGACG GCTGGCCAGAACttccacaacattgacatcagttATGTGAAGAGTTTGTGTGGAACCCTGCTGAAGGGACCCAGGCTGCCAgagct GGTGCAGTCTGATGAGGACATGAGTCTGCCAGACAGCTTTGACGCACGGCTGCAGTGGCCCAACTGCCCCACCATCAAAGAGATCAGAGACCAGGGATCCTGTGGCTCCTGTTGG GCCTTTGGGGCAGCTGAGGCCATCTCCGACAGGTATTGTATCCATAGCAATGGCAAGGTCTCCGTGGAGATCTCAGCTGAGGACCTGTTGTCATGCTGTGATGCCTGTGGCAtggg gtgtatgGGGGGCTTCCCATCAGCTGCCTGGGACTACTGGGCTGAGTCTGGGCTGGTTACAGGGGGGCTCTACGGCTCCAATATAG GCTGCAGACCTTATAGCATCGCTCCGTGTGAGCATCACGTGAACGGAACCCGCCCCCCCTGCACAGGTGAGGGGGACACCCctaagtgtgtgtctgagtgcaaCGCTGGATACACCCCCTCCTACGTGAAGGACAAACGCTTCG GAAAGCAAACGTACAGCGTTCCCTCAAAGGAACAGCAGATCATGACTGAGCTCTATAAGAACGGCCCGGTGGAGGCAGCCTTCTCTGTCTATGAGGACTTCCTCCTTTACAAGACAG GTGTGTACCAGCATGTGACTGGACAGATGCTAGGGGGTCATGCCATCAAGATCCTGGGCTGGGGGAAGGAGAACAACACCCCCTACTGGCTGGTTGCCAACTCCTGGAACACAGACTGGGGTGACAATG GGTTCTTCAAGATCCTGCGGGGAAAGGATGAGTGTGGCATCGAATCAGAAATAGTGGCGGGGATACCCCGGCTTTAG